The Penaeus monodon isolate SGIC_2016 chromosome 8, NSTDA_Pmon_1, whole genome shotgun sequence sequence ACGGGGGGGGGGACTCCTAAACTGATAatgttctctcgtttctttttttttctttcttttttctctctctttcttcttcaacaTGCCGGTAACTCGCTCCTGGAGAGGAATATccacttgctttttttcttcttttgtcttacGAGTTTCTCtggttctcttgttttctttcgttttgcgtttatctttttttcaattattcctCTGCGCTCCATctcgttctttttccttctttcttctttgttcccctctcccccaaactctctctctctctctctctctctctctctctctctctctctctctctctctctctctttcccctccctcttctctcttcttctcttcatctgtctctcCATCCCACCatctctcgcccttcctccctccctccctcattcccttgttccttccatctctctccctctttctcgaaTGAGCATGCACATGCCCTCCAGCGTAATACCCAAAGGCGAAGTGTCCCCACCAGGCACTTGCACTCCCACGACTTCCTTGCGAGTGCCAATTCCCGTCCTTATTCCTCGCCGGCCGCCTTGACAACCCAGCTGAGTCGTCGTGCCCCCAGACTTCTCCACACGTCGGCACCCTCGGCGACAGGTAAAGAGGTCTTCAACATATTTAAAGAGGCACCCGAACAACTTTTGGAATGATTCGTCCCTCCGCGCGCTCCGGTATCGTTCGAATAAGTCTCGCTAAGTGGCGCGGAATTTCCTCATTCGATTAAAATTGTCGGGGGCAGGCAGCGACGGCGGCGTCTGTCGGGGATGTACAGCTGGCGCGCGAAAACCCGGGGCGGCGCCAGACTCGCTTCTCGGCCAGGGCGGCAGGTAAAATAGGGGGAGtgcttgtatatgtgtctgtgttcatgTCTGTGTCTTCTACTGTGTCTGCGTCTGcggtctgtgtctgtgttagtGTCTGTGCCTGCGTCTGTGCGTCTATACCTACATTTGTGCTTGTATCTGTATCTGCATTTTTGTATATGTCTGTTTCTGTATCAGCCTCTTTACCTACGTCTTAGTTGGTGTTTGCGTCTGGTTCTATCTCTTGTCTGTGCATGTGCTTGTATCTATGCCTATATCCATGTCTGTATTAGCTCCCACGCCGGTATCTGTACCTATATCATTGTCTCTCTGTACCTGCATCTGTGTCTGTATCTAAGCGGGAGTAGAGGCCTCACATTTCCGCCGCAAGACTTACAGCATGATGCATATTATTTCGGGAGTGCCGTGAGATGACTCAGAGATACAGCGAAAGGGTGTGAAGTGTGACAGGGGTCTACGATTCTCCGCTCCCTGTTTTGACTTTTCTCCCTAGGGGTTTATGAACTTGACGGGCCACTGTACACATCTTTCGTCTTCCTTAGCCAGCTTTCACTGTAATAAATCATACTGTGTTTTGTCAAGTATTCTAAGCTGACTTGTCGTTAAGCACCTTATGTATCCATGATTTATCAATAGCCCCatctaataatattatcttaGGTTTCACGTATTCacccgagataaaaaaaaaaatgtagataccAAAGGATGATAAATAGGATTGAAAACAAAGTGGGAAAGGTTTGGATCCCTTTCCCTTGTGATAGGACGATATCCATCCCGCAGCGGCGATTCACAGAAAGCTCAAACTCCCGGCTGGCCTTGCGAAGAACTTCCCCAAGACCTTAGAAGTTCTGAAATCTTCCAAGCTTACGTCTCTATCAAGGGATCTCGGAGCAGATATCCTTCTTTGTGAGGgactcatccacctcctcctcctccttcctcctcctctttttgttatcttattcttatctttttctcccttccacttcctctccatATTGGACGTTAGATAAtccttttaagaaaagaaaagacgtaTGTTGTTTATGTACTACGTATTTTGGCGGGATGTTTATTCGTCTCAAAGTATTTTCTTAAAGATACACATTTCCAATCACACTTTAAGAAATGTGTACTTTATCTGGATAGTTTTTACACTCTAccattgcctttctctctctctctctctctctctctctctctctctctctctctctctctctctctctctctctcactctcttcattctccctcaccctttctctcactctccttttccctcttcttttctctctcactctccctcattctccctctctctctccctcaccctcattctccctcaacttcattctccctccacctcctaccctcctctccctctcctttgccccaactcccccgcctctctccctgAGGATTAGACACGTATCTCGCGGCTTGGACTGAAGAAAGATTCAGAAAGTTTGTTTTCAGCATAAAATGCCTATAGACGTAATCTGTTCCTTTGctcgagtgtgtgtatgttttctctAATGCAGTCGAGATGGCCTGCTTTTAGttagaagttttttttaatataagatagCATAATCGTACATTTTAGAGTGATATAAAACGAAAGaagttttttatattctttcagaGATAATATGTAGAAGCTTAAGTGGTTACAAAGCGTCTGTCTTGAAAAGGAATTGTCAAATCATCTTGTAGAATATATGTGAAAGTCATAATCAAAATTTACTTCTATGCATACACAAAGAAACGTGTTTTTAAGCTGTTATAATCACCAAGCAAGACCTGTGGTAAGATATGAATAAAGTACttttcagaagaagaaaaagacattcTTTTGTACTCAGAGCACGAAATACCGCatgtccttttttctccttttttcttttccttttcttacgtGACAGTGAAGTCTCGCTCTTATTAGAGCTGAAAGGTGAGGATTTATGGCATATTTTTTGCGACCGTTTATGTCAGCGCGGAGCACCGTTGGCTGACGCGTCTTGGAGTCCCGCGCCGTCTCTCCAAGGCTCTCCTCGTTGCCTCATCATGTGTGGTTAAGCAAAACCCCATCACTTTTCTCACACCTGTTACCACTCACATATCCTCGTCTCACGCGCCTCACTTGCCTCATAttttccttcacccttctcccttgtCCCTCCCTTATACACTGGCGTCCTCATATCTCTGTGTCTCATAATCCCTCACGCATTTTACGGTCTGCACCTTCTGTTTATGATGTTTAGCATAGTTTATGTGATTAGCCAAATTTATGCAGTCTTGAgccttcccctttttatataatgTCCCAAAACTGACACTTCCCAAAAGGTTATCACAGGCTTAcctaataaaatatgttatagaTACTAATGGTGTTTGTGACTGGTGCTCCTTGTGGCCCTCTGCCAAAGAGATAAGGTATTATAGGTATTGCATAACGTCTTTCTCACTGTTCTCAGCTGTAGGACACTAGATAAGGCCAATAAAGATAAGTAAGGAGGTGCAGTTCTTCAAAGTTATGTGTGATCTGCTTTTGAACTTCTATTTATGAGAGCTTTTTTATACACGATAaacttgttgtgtttgtttttatatgcatTGCTATAGTCTTTTGGTGCGTACCCTGTACCATCGAATCTTACACATGCctgaaatatatttgatatataattctCATAGCATGTATACCATTTAATACCAGTATACTCAATCCATGCTTTCACCACGCTTGGCTTCACACCATAATCAGCATTCTTATTTCTATTCCCTTACCTGTCCTCACTCATGCTTCCATCAACATTGCTACTTCCTTTATGTGCACAACATATTTCACATGTATTTCACAGGTGATGCGCCTAAAACATGTCTTGCGTGTCCTTCATAACATAACATAAGCCTAATTATACATCAGTTTTTCCTTATACACCCAATATAAGCCTGGTATGTCTTAAACTATACACCCATCATAAGCCTCCTTATATGTCACTCATACACCCAATATCAATTTCCTTATATGTCGTTCATGCCTTATACCTCCCTACAGAAGCTTCCTTACATCTCCCTTTTATTTCATACCCAGCAAAAGCCTCCATAGATATCCCTTATTTTTTATACACCCGTACTTTGTACACAAACACAGTCCCCCTTACTTGCCCTCATACCTTATACATCTAACACAAGCGTTGTCGCATACCCCTCATAGCTTATACAGCCGACCCAAACCACCTTATACCTTTCCCTTATACTCAACATCCTTTCATTCAAAACGAGTTGGGACTatgaagaagaagagcaagaagagagagagaaaaaaaaagaaatgtaagatAGATAACCGACCCAAACCACCTTATACCATTCCCGTACCTTATACCCAACATACTTTCATTCAAAACGAGTTGGGATTttgaagaagaagagcaagaagagagagagagaaaaaaaataaaaaatgaaatgagaaaagagagagaaaggaaaagaaaaaactgaaacgTGAGACAGCCTCCAGTCCTCGCAAAGGCTACACCTTGGCCTATTCTTAAATCAGTGCCTCCTGTCTCACACTCATCAATTTTTCACACTCCACTTAATGCAAAGGTTCCATACCGGCACCCGCATATCTGatggccggggggtgggggggaggagggagggaggggaaaggcggagggaagaaggtgatggagaaagaagtgaggagggataagggggagaaaggggggggggggtagaaggtgaaggagagagatgagatgagggggGATTGGTTGGAGcatggggtgaagggggggagggggggatcgagGAAAGTATGAAGACAAggggaacgagagaaaaaaaggaaggtttgATGTGagtggctgagagagagagagcgtgtgtgtgtgtgtgtgtgtgtgtgtgtgtgtgtgtgtgtgtgtgtgtgtgtctgtgtctgtgtctatgtctatgtgcGTTTGCTACAGGACACAAGACTAAAATTGTCCATATCCAAATATGTAAATTTcataaaaagatgaattagaattTTACAAATCTCAAAAACCCATCTCCAAAAGGTAAACGAACCTTTCATTGTTCTGAAAATGAACAatacaacctctctctctctctctctttttgtgtaagAATGAGCAAGAAAATACAGCCAAATGCACCTAATTCCCTGCGATCCTCTTAAAAATCGACAGAGCAAATAATCTCCCCCTAGCATCGAGGCGTGACGTCATCACCGGTCACGTGCGGAGGGGTCGAGGCCACGTGGTCAGGTGAGATGAGTCATTATTTACCGGCGCTGATGATGAAGTCGAGGATGTGGGTAATTAATTGTCTCGCTCCATCCCGATGACGCCTCGCCAGGCCCCGCCCGCCGGCTGCGCTCGCTCTGCTGCTCGAGGCTTCGGGGCTTCGGGGCTTCGGGGCTTCGGGCGCGGCTGCTTCGCTCGGGCGTCTCTCGGGCTTCGGGCGTTGCTTcgggtcttttgtgtgtgttttcgttcttACTTATATtagttttcttatcttttctttatctttctctggcCCTTCGTGCATCACGTGCTTCGTGTGAATAAACACATGtacaccacgtatatatatataaatatatatatatatatatatatattatatatatatatatatatagacacacacacacacacacacacacacacacacacacacacacacacacacacacacacacacacacacacacacacacacacacacacacatatacatatatctatgtatatatgtatatatatatatatatatacatatatatatatatatgcatacatatatatatatatatatatatatatatatatatatatatgtgtgtgtgtgtgtgtgtgtgtgtgtgtgtgtgtgtgtgtgtgtgtgtgtgtgtatgtgtgtgtgtttgtgtatgtatgtatgtatgtatgtaggtaggtaggtaggtaggtaggtatatatatatgtatattatatatatatatatatatatatatatatatatatatatatatatatattatacattgtatatatatatagatagatagatagatagagagatagatagatgttatacattgtatatatatatatatatatatatatatatatatatatatatatatatatatatgtgtgtgtgtgtgtgtgtgtgtgtgtgtgtgtgtgtgtgtgtgtgtgtgtgtgtgtgtgtgtgcgcgcgcgtgcgtgtgcgtgcgtgtgtatgtgtgtatgtgtgtactgtatatgcacacacattcgggtcggcacataattatatataaataactcatATACCATGTTTTGTAATATCCTCTCAGCATAGTTtacaaacgcccccccccccttgtgaaCAGGAATACGAAGAGAAACCAGAAATAAAATTTGcgctattccctctttctttattctgaCATCAGTCAAGAATAAATTTGTAATCACTTACGCTGACAAATGAATTGCGTCGCTGAAACACCACCAAACAAATGCAgggaaatgcaaaaataaatcccaaaatatATCAGGTCTCTTATTTCGGCGAAAGGTTGCCTGACACAAATTCTTCCTGGGAAAATATAAACCCAGATTTAGGGTCCTGCCTGGGACAGACCCGGTGTGCGGGCTGATTTCTGTCCGTTTCTGCTTGTTTCTCcgccgtcctctctctctgtctctcgctttctctttctctttctttctctctctctctctctctctctctctctctctctctctctctctctctctctctctctctctctctctctctctcctctctctcctctctctctctctctctctctctctctctctctcgctttctctttctctttctctttctctttctctttctctcctctctctctctccttctctctctctctctctctctctctatttatctatcgaattctctttccctttctcgttttctctttctttctctcgttctttttctctctatctttttctctttcttctcttcatctttttctctttctctttccctccctctccttcagtctctctctctctctctctctctctctctctctctctctctctctctctctctctctctctctcatctattctatcctctatctccttttctctctctttctcttttctttctttctctctttcttcttctctttttatctttctctttctctttctctcttttctcgttttctcccctccttctctctcttctcttctcttcttttctctctctctttctctctatatatatatatattatatatatatatatatatatatatatatatatatatatatcatatacacctgtctatctatatatctatcaatctattaatctatctcattctctttccctttccctttttctttgtcagtttccttctctctctctctctctgtgtgtgtgtgtgtgtgtgtgtgtgtgtgtgtgtgtgtgtgtgtgtgtgtgtgtgtgtgtgtgtagtatgtatgtatgtatgtatgtatgtatgtatgtatgtatgtatgtatgtatgtatatatatatatatatatatatatatatatatatattatatatatatatatatataatatatatatatatatatatgtatatatatgtataaatgtgtatatatatatatatatatatatatatatatatatatatatatatatatatatatatataaatacatgcatatgtatatgagtatatatacacatgtatatgtgtgtgtatatgtatatgtatatatattcatatatgtatatacgttttttttatatatacataaataatgtgcgtgtttggttgtgtgagtgtgatcTCTGTGTCTGTAAttgaatatatgtaaatctaaTGGAAGATGAGACAGCAGTTTCGAATTTTTCCAAGATGACTCTTTttgttatatatctgtctaaGCATATACGTACTTTGTGTGCGTGATATGTGTAAGAGGTAACAGTGCCAATAACAATGACACACAAACTGAACCGAGACTCACAACAGTGACTTTACACCGTTTTTTTCGCTATTTCCTGACTTGGTTGCCAGGTAGCCATTTCACAATTAGGTCATCCAACGGAAAAGACCCACTAGGTCACCGTGCACTCATTTTAGAGTATTTAGGGTCGTTCTGcatttgataaaaaattgcaatgttGATActatttctttctcatcttctttcttatatttcttttatcttctgacgatgttttctttttccatttaatcCCCtgtagtgaagataatgatgactaatataTAACACTTGCGAAATATAGGTGTTGGTTTACgtggaaaaaaactgaaattggTACAGTACTTAATGGTTTTAATGTTAGTGCCGAGTCTACAGAGATCTTGAGTGATGGGGTGGTCAGAAGTGGTCAATTATTGGAGAATTTGTGGCTCTTTTCCTGCCCATAAtctagttttcgtttttttttctctctttttttttctttctcttttagtcACCCCGATGCGCCGTCCATAAGCTGTCGATACATaaccgttgttattgttgttgttattgttgttgttattgttgttgttgttgctcttgtagtgggtgttgttgatgatgttctCCATTATATGTACTCTTATGTTAACTTTCCTCAATTTTTATCGATGTGTATTTGAAGTTATTAGtaattcaaataatttttatGCACATGGTCTATTCCCCTTCCTTTGTAAATAatctgaaaatagaaaaaaaaagtaaaagtaaagttAATGGTAAATAAAAGGATGAATATAAAGGATAAAAGACCATGTGTACTTGTGAGTTTATCAAAGGAGAGACATAGGGGCCAAAAAAGAGCAGAAGAAATAGCGTATTCCTGGAATAACACTTCCCATCCCCGGTCGCCATCTGAACCCCTGAACTTTTTCCCAACCCCGTCAgtgcaactccccccccccccttcgcctcttcttcctgttcctgttctttctttcgcccttcactatctctctctttttttctttttttttttctctctttccttcttctcgtcctcttcctcctcctcttcttcctcctcctcctcctcctccttctcctcctcctgctcctcctcctcctcctcctcctcctccactaccttctcctcatcctcctcctcttcctcctcctcatcctcctcctcctcctcctcctcctcctcctcctcctcctccttcctcctcctcctcctcctcctcctcctcctctttctcctcctcttcttccttttcttcctcctcctcctcctccccctcctcctcctcctcctcctcctctctccccgtcttccgGCCGCGTCCCACCTGCAGGCCGAGAAAGGTCAGCGAAGGTTACCACAACAAGATGGCGGCCGGAATGAGTTACGTGTGTCGATCAGGTTGGACGTGTTATTGCTTCACCTCTGTGTTTTTTGGGCACTTTTTTGAACGGAAATGATGTTTTGATAaatataatggagagagagagagagagagagagagagagaaatagtgaaagagagagagagaatagtgaaagagagagagagagaaagagagagagagagaaagagagagagagaaagagagagaaagagaaagagagagagagagagagagagagagagagagagagagagagagagagagagagagagagagagagagaaagagaaagaaagagagaggggaggaaaagagtagTCCACATTACaaagttaagaaaaaaggaaatcaggAAATATGGCATATTTGAaacggaggaaagagagaagagatgaaataaaATCCGAGACAAAATAAAAACGTTAAAAGTAGGCacaacggaagagagagagagaaaaaaatgactgGAATAGCAGAGCAGTATGAAAACGGGGATAGACGGAGAACGACgataaagacgaagacgaagagaagggaaaataataagaaaatgataaggaCTGAAGAAGGAGGGACGAGGTGAGAGAGGACGATTAGGATAGAATattagaaatggaaaaagaaagcgtgagaagaggaagagaagtagaagatgTGGAAAGAGAAGTAACGGACggtagaggagaagaaggaagagtgagaagaaagaggagacagaagaagaaaaagaaagaggatgaagaagaagaatagggaagtgcaagaagaagaagaaaaaaggacgatgaggaggaagaagaagaagaagaagaagaggaggaggaggaagagaaggtataaGAAGATGAcgaaagagtgagggaagagacaAGGAGGCAAGAGTGACCTGGCCCCGCAGAGAAGCACCTGTAGCGCGCCTTTATTAAATCACTAAGtttgtgaaaaagaaggaaagtttGCTCTGCCGCGTGGTTTTTGGAACTCCCTCCGTAGAGGACTTTTGGCCGAGCCTCGGCGAGATTAAGGCACAagctgaggggaggggaaagggaggggaagggaaagggaggagagggaaggggaagggaggggaaggaaagggaaagaaataggaagggaagggaaagggaggagagggaaggggaaaggaaagtaaaagggaggggaggggaagggaggagaaagagagagaaaaggaggggaaagggaagttaaatagagggggaagaggagtgaaagaagggagagggaaggggaagagaagagaaaaagggggggaagggaaaaaatatgaacaaattaAGGGAAAGATCTAGGAATATAATATGAAGgtggaatgggaaagagaaagaagagggaccTGGcaagggacagagaagagaaggggaatagaaaaataaataaaggggaatgaaaaagaaagaataaagacaaagagaaaaaaagaaaaggggaagagaagagaaaaggaaccaaagaaataaaaagagagaagaaaggaaaaatcatggaaaggatgatagaataagaataagaaagacaggaacgaaggagaaggagcaagatGAGATTAAAGATGTGACAGAAAGAGAGTGCGCGAGATGGATAGtctaggaaaagaggaaggactgAAGGctaggagacagaaaaagagaagaggagaggagaggaaaagcttCGCGATGCTTGTAATGAAAATCTGTAGAGAATAAAGATTTCTATAAAGAATATTATATCCATGACGAGAGTGAAAAGAAACTGAAGTAAAAGGCGAATAATCAAGtcggatggagagagtgagagacaaataTACAGAGACAGAGGCGGAGAAATAGACAGGggaacagaaacacagacagacatggCTAGAGATAGACAGCGGGgtaaaaatcgagagagagagagagagagagagagagagagagagagagagagagagagagagagagagagagagagagaagcagatagacagaaagaaagcgacagagagaaagagagagggggagagggaaaaggaaaggaggaaggaagacgcTCAGCCCTCAATTGAGGATTCTAGAAAGGGTGCTGGGATTAAGGACCTCTTGACTATGGGGGTGTTCTGAGAATTTCGAGTTGGGCCGCCttttgtgcgagtgtgtgagggaattttggggtttcgccgagaggaaggtgagaggagaatCGAGAAAAAGATTCTCACGGTCGTCCAATCTAGCATTTCTTGTCCGCGAAGGTGAAAGGGATCTCCTCGGAGGGAGGATCGCCCGACGCCGACCCGGAATCTGACGGGAATATAGAGATGCCCGGCTCATTTTGTCGCAATTACAGCGTATACCTCGCGTCGCCCGAGCCGGCCGGGGTCGTCCTCTGCCCGCGGGCCATTCGGTCGTCCGTCTTTCCCACTTGcttctgttattttattgttgctgAGGTCTTGTGCTGcgttctgcttttctttttttatttctgtttcttttccgccgtttctctctctctctctctctctctctctctctctctctctctctctctctctctctctctctctctctctctctctctctctctctctctctctctctctctctctctctctctctctctctctctctctctctcactggctCTTTGCCAAtagaataaacagaaagaaagtaaacaagcacacacacacgtgtgagtgtgtgtgtgtgtgtgtgtgtgtatgtatttgtgtgtttatttatatatatggatatatatatatatatatatatatatatatatatatatatatatatatatatatatatatatatatatatatatatatatatatatatatatacacatatatatatatatatatatatatatatatatatatatatatatatatatatatatatatatatacatacattatatatatatataatgtatatatatatatatatatatatatattatatatatatatattgtgtgtgtgtgtgtgtgtgtgtgtgtgtgtgtgtgtttgtgtgtttgtaagtgtgtatgtgaattgctttattatttattttctcacttgtttgtttatttataatctatcttttattttctatctgcTTTTCTATTTGTGGGGGAAGGATGAAGAttaatagagcgagagagagagagagagagagagagagagagagagagagagagagagagagagagagagagagagagagagagagagaaagaagaaagagacagagacagacacacacgcacagacagacagacagacagacagacagacagacagacagagacaaagacacacacacacacacacacacacacacacacacacacacacacacacacacacacacacacacacacacacacacacacacgcgcgcgcgcgcgcgcgcgcgcacacacacacacacacacacacacacacacacacacacacacacacacacacacacacacatatgcagagagagagagagagagagagagagagagagagagagagagagagagagagagagagagagagagagagagagagaaagagagagataaagagaaagagagagagactgagggcaGCGCCAACCGAGATTCATCCTCGGTATCAGGACCCTAATATGAAGCATCAGCAGCCATTCCGAAACAGCCGCCTCCTCTCCTTTTAATAATGCTTTGTTCCTCCGccaatataaaatgtgtataaatatgtgatgTGTTGGGGCGGCGGGATGTGGCGGTCTGAGGGGACGGCCAATAAGTTTTATGATGTGGTCGCGTTCAGTTTGTTGATATGTGTTGAATGAGATGGAATGTTGGGAGTAAAAAAGGTGGGCGTTTTTTCATTTgctactctccctcctccattttttaaaagaaatttaatgtttgtctgtttttttttctttttaagcctGCGTGAATGTGaatgcgtgagtatgtgtgtgtgtgtgtgtgtgtgtgtgtgtgtgtgtgtgtgtgtgtgtgtgtgtgtgtgtgtgtgtgtgtgtgtgtgtgtgtgtgaggaatgaTTGGTTTGTACTTTATGACTTTAAGTCAGTAACATATATTATCTGCTAAGGTCTCGTCTGTTTTAGAGTTTGCATGAACCTCCTCTGAACAatgttacatttttttacatGTGTTCACTATCAGGCACAATGAATCTATTAGTTTTGTGAACACTTCTGAAAGGAATTATTTTGTCCCTGTAACAATGCCTTAAGTGACCtgaatat is a genomic window containing:
- the LOC119575982 gene encoding uncharacterized protein DDB_G0271670-like; the protein is MPAKCPHQALALPRLPCECQFPSLFLAGRLDNPAESSCPQTSPHVGTLGDSLFTYVLVGVCVWFYLLSVHVLVSMPISMSVLAPTPVSVPISLSLCTCICVSAIHRKLKLPAGLAKNFPKTLEVLKSSKLTSLSRDLGADILLYTNGVCDWCSLWPSAKEISILNPCFHHAWLHTIISILISIPLPVLTHASINIATSFMCTTYFTCISQKKKVKVKLMVNKRMNIKDKSSSSSSSSSSSSSSSFSSSCSSSSSSSSSTTFSSSSSSSSSSSSSSSSSSSSSSSSSSSSSSSSSSSSSSSSSSSSSSSSSSSSSSSSSSSSSSPSPSPSSSEEEDEQEEDEKEEDKEEEQEQEQEKEEEESSSSSSSSSSSSSSSSSSSSSSSSSSSSSSSSSSSPSFSSSSSSSSSSSSSSSSSSSSSSSSSSSSSSSSSSSSSSSSSSSSSSSSS